The genomic region AAGGTTCTCGCCGCACATTTGACCCACAGTGCACTTCACCCTGGCGCTTGTGATAAGAGGCAAAGTCATCGATGAAGGTGCATTTAAGCCCCAGTGGCTCCATCAGCGAGCGCATCTCTGTCTCCAGTGCACAGGTGCTGTTCACCTGCGGTCCAAATGGTTTGGGGATGCCCAGGTTCTGACCCAGAACCAGCATGTTGACCTGCAGACACACAAGCAACGTTCACCTTCCCACAGTACAGTACAACACAGATCAACTAGGTCAAATCATCACTGCAAGGCAAAGCACTTTGTTAATGGAGCAGCTCGTTTAGATCTAAATGTGTGACCTTAAACTCTCAGCTGAATTAACTGAAAGATGTCACTATGGGGAGAAGCAATAAAGAAATCTTTAAAAGTaaacagaaaataaatgttCACAGTGGTCTGCAAGTCAGGAAAACGTATTTTTTCCCGAGAGAAACAAGTGAACTACATAAATTctatttagaatatttatatGTAAACACAGCTTTGCAAAACAGACAAATAAGACAATAACCGTATACAGCATTAACTGTTCACTGAAGGACCAAGCTGTACCATGTCAGGGTAATAGGCTGCAGCCCCGTTGCCCTCTTCAGGATCCACTTTAAACAGGATTGGAAGGTCAATGATATCTTCATCGTCCAAGCCAAGTTCTTTCTTCAGTACATCCCTGTTCCAGTCAATACAGTTCTGAAAGAGAGAGTCACAGTGAGGAAGTAAAAAAGTGATTTCTATCAAAGAGACCTCCAGTACTTTGAACATCTTCATGATTAGATTATTCAGTGTAGACTAAACCTGGATCAATCATACAATGTTTCCCATTTAGTTCAGTCCAGGGCCTGATATAGAGCATCAGAGAAGCTACTGTTCTGTAAGGCATCTTCTGAGACCAGGGAAGCTACTGTATGTCTTGTTCTTCCACACGAGTGCTGGTCCAAACCACATCCCTCACCTGCACATAGACGTTCTCCGCTCGTAACCCCTCGTCACTCATGAGTTGGTCAACACTGATCTCCTCTTCTTTACCTGGTAAAATACACGTAGTGTTTACCAATGGCAGCTCAAGAGAAACAGCTTAAACGTTTACAATGGCAACCTGCCAATATTCACCTTCAAAGAGTTTGGCATTCCCATGTCCTTTGTCCTGCAAGCTTTTGAATAGTTTATATCCTGAATCTGGGCTGGCCAGCAACAGTCTGAATCCCTGGGTAATAAAACAGAACCAGTCAGACTAAAAGGTTACTAATACTATCCTGGTGAGAGGAATATATCTGTAGAGGCTGCTTTCTAAATGAGCTAATAGTGATGTCAACGTAATATAGGAAGAGAGAAATAAGAGATGTTGACAAGATTTGAAGTAATATTAGAAGGCTTTGCTATTTACCTTCCTATCAGGAGCTGGGACAAAGGTCATGAACTCATCCACATGACCCACTTCAAGCCAATCAGAGTAAAGGGCGATGGGCTCCTGAACCTTCTGAGCCTGCAGGAAGTCCTGGATCACTTTAGCCATATTTCGGCCATTTGTTGTGCTGGTGATGAAACATTTCAGTACTTTACTGCTTGTTGCCTAGTTTCTTTATCAGCTACAGCTCCAACATCAGTCACTCCTCTAGCAGCACACTATATCAACCCAAACATCAAAGACTGGGGCTTGGAAGACTCACGTAGGGAAGGCCACACCAATGAGGATGCGGCCCAGTGGGTACGTCTTCCCATTCACAGTGACGGGTGGACTGACCTCCAGATTACCAAAGGAGTCCAGGCTGTCTACCCACTCATCCACAGGGTAACGAGTCACATAGCCAAAGTCTGGACCCTGAAACAGTGTACATTTCTAAATATGCTTTACTTCCACCATATCTTTCAAGTTACTTTACAACAAGGTAAAATACTGAAAGTGGAGGTAGGAAAACGTTGAGTTATTACAAACATGTAAACATCATGAATTCATTGTGGTGCCAACATGTGTACTAATTAGAACATTTAAGAAGCATGATACAAAAGCTGTAAATGATGGAAATGCACCAtgaaatgaatggaaacaaatgTACTTCAAATGGTCCACCAACACTGGTCCAGCAAAAGGTCCACTGTTGTCATATTAATGAATATCAGCTAGACTACATTAAAGATGTAAAGCATGGACTTCTATCCATACCAGCAGGACATTATATGGGAAATCCTTGAGCCCTCTATCTCGTGGAGAGTCCAGCACGACAGGGAAATTATGGTGTGGTGAGTCAATGTAGCCAAACTCAATCTCATCCTATGGACACACAGTAATGGAAAAATCACTATCAGAACTTCCATTGTAGCAGTACTCCAAATGTATCAAGACCAAGAATTGGCCAAAGACGTGGAGTCAAACTAATCCACTTTAGTAAGAGTAAGTTGTGCACACTAGTTGATTAACAATGTACTCATGGTGGTGAGTGTTAGCCAGTCAGACCTGCATCCAGCGATCTCCTCGATTCATGTACTCGTGGCATATTGTCAGCTTGTACCCACTGCTCTTCACCAGACTTTTTATGGCCTTCAGAAACTCATAGTTGTCCGATGTGCTGCCGGCATGTGGGAGAAAACAGGTTTGTCCAGTTATTAATGGATGTGTGTCATCTGGCTAGCAGAGAATCAACAGAAACTCTGCACAACACTGCTCAACAGAAGTGATGTTAGGTACAGCAGAAGTGATGTTAGGTACAGATTACATAATTTTTATTAATGGTCCACCTCACCTGTGGTCATGGTAGGGATGATGGGAGTTAATGATTCAGCACTTAGCCTACCTGCACACAAAGACTTCCACAGGTTTGAGGGTGTTGGGAGTCATAATCCATGGGGCAACACGAAACAGGACCTTGTCGGTGTATATAGGAGTTTCTGGGAAACCCTGGAAAACCACAGTGAAAAATGTTAGGAGAGACTAATCAGTAAGGCTTAATCTTCACTTTACATTCATTAGCCTATCACAGTACGTCACAGAGGAATGTTTACTCTGGTAGAGAAAACAATCAATGAAACAGCTCAGAGTTTTGAAGAGTTTGAACTAACCTGGCCATTAGGCTCTAAAAGGCTGAGGTTTATGTTGACGAACCCATCAAAGTCCTTATCAGGGAAACGAATGCCCTCcacgaagagctcctgctgggAGTCTCCACCCAGATAGGGAACCTCGCCTGCCAGATGCTCCTTATTTAGCACTAGAGGATAGTCTTTCAGGAAGAGCTTGAGGAGCAGATATTCTGAAAAAGACAAGCT from Brachyhypopomus gauderio isolate BG-103 chromosome 8, BGAUD_0.2, whole genome shotgun sequence harbors:
- the LOC143521331 gene encoding protein-arginine deiminase type-2-like isoform X2, coding for MKAASDVVNESKFSVKFYGDKSELIGNAVLHLTAVEISLDVDADRDGIVEKNNPNKASWKWGPKGHGAILLVNCDSEYSFLKEVDCENEEVNKVSDLKDMSKMILRTRGPAVLPEGYKLSLHISKSHAESVRVFRTSGNPQSSTPKYLLLKLFLKDYPLVLNKEHLAGEVPYLGGDSQQELFVEGIRFPDKDFDGFVNINLSLLEPNGQGFPETPIYTDKVLFRVAPWIMTPNTLKPVEVFVCSTSDNYEFLKAIKSLVKSSGYKLTICHEYMNRGDRWMQDEIEFGYIDSPHHNFPVVLDSPRDRGLKDFPYNVLLGPDFGYVTRYPVDEWVDSLDSFGNLEVSPPVTVNGKTYPLGRILIGVAFPTTTNGRNMAKVIQDFLQAQKVQEPIALYSDWLEVGHVDEFMTFVPAPDRKGFRLLLASPDSGYKLFKSLQDKGHGNAKLFEGKEEEISVDQLMSDEGLRAENVYVQNCIDWNRDVLKKELGLDDEDIIDLPILFKVDPEEGNGAAAYYPDMVNMLVLGQNLGIPKPFGPQVNSTCALETEMRSLMEPLGLKCTFIDDFASYHKRQGEVHCGSNVRREPFEHRWWNLEL
- the LOC143521331 gene encoding protein-arginine deiminase type-2-like isoform X1, whose protein sequence is MEQRKTRKPGSQHRTFPTNMYQRTYRLEVNKVLSIVYVVGTELKVHLHRCAPSQSKFFSVKCTPTVQFRVEAGAPVNDPDGGSFLSPQVLTKNTVLFISMKAASDVVNESKFSVKFYGDKSELIGNAVLHLTAVEISLDVDADRDGIVEKNNPNKASWKWGPKGHGAILLVNCDSEYSFLKEVDCENEEVNKVSDLKDMSKMILRTRGPAVLPEGYKLSLHISKSHAESVRVFRTSGNPQSSTPKYLLLKLFLKDYPLVLNKEHLAGEVPYLGGDSQQELFVEGIRFPDKDFDGFVNINLSLLEPNGQGFPETPIYTDKVLFRVAPWIMTPNTLKPVEVFVCSTSDNYEFLKAIKSLVKSSGYKLTICHEYMNRGDRWMQDEIEFGYIDSPHHNFPVVLDSPRDRGLKDFPYNVLLGPDFGYVTRYPVDEWVDSLDSFGNLEVSPPVTVNGKTYPLGRILIGVAFPTTTNGRNMAKVIQDFLQAQKVQEPIALYSDWLEVGHVDEFMTFVPAPDRKGFRLLLASPDSGYKLFKSLQDKGHGNAKLFEGKEEEISVDQLMSDEGLRAENVYVQNCIDWNRDVLKKELGLDDEDIIDLPILFKVDPEEGNGAAAYYPDMVNMLVLGQNLGIPKPFGPQVNSTCALETEMRSLMEPLGLKCTFIDDFASYHKRQGEVHCGSNVRREPFEHRWWNLEL